Below is a genomic region from Pseudovibrio brasiliensis.
GGTCATAAAAAATTCCTTAGGCTCAAAACATCTGTCAGATCGCGGCAATTGGGATATGCGCTAAGTCAGAAGTAAAATGGATTTCGATTACACGTTTGAATAGCGCTTAGTGTTGCCGTTTATGATTGCTATGTAAAATTGATTTATCGGCAAAAATCATAGCGAATTTGCTATGTGAGCCTTTGGGAAATGTTCGGTGCCTTGGTCACGTCGTAAACCAAGGCACCGATTGATTTGATCAGGAAAGCAGCTTTGGTAGCCAGAGGGTTAGGGCTGGGAAGCTGACCAGAATGGCGACGCGTACCAGTTCCGCTCCGAAGAAAGGTGCTACGCCTTTGAAGGTCTGGCTCATTGGCGTGTCTTTGGCCAGAGCTGAGATGACGAAGACGTTCATGCCCACTGGTGGCGTGATCAACCCGAGTTCGACGACGATTAGCGCCAGAATGCCAAACCAAATTTTCAGGTCTTCCGTGCTCATGCCATACCCAGCACCATCTGCACCTTGATACATGCCGCCGTTCAGTTCCATCAGAACCGGCCAGAAGAACGGGATCACCAGCAGCATCATAGACATACTGTCCATCAGGCAACCCAGTGCGATCAAAGCAAGCAGGATCAGCAGCATCACGGTCATCGGTTCCAGACCAGAGCCTGCAATCCATGCGGCGGTCTCTTGTGGGAGGCCAATGCGAGACATGAAAATTTTGAGCAGCTCAGCACCCAGTAGGATCAGATAGATCATACCTGACGTGGCTGCTGTCTCCTTCAGCGCTTCGATCATGTCTCCAAATGCGAGATTGCGCTGGAGGAGGCCGAACATCATCACGAGGAACACACCCACTGCAGCAGCCGGTGTCGGATTATAGAAGCCTAAATAGATGCCACCGATGACAAGTCCGAAAACCGTCAGCACAGGCAACACGCCGATGGAAGCTGCGAGGAACTCTTCACGCGTTCCGGCACCACCAGCAGGGCCGGAGGAAGGGCTGACGAAAACGTAGAGCGCGATGACTGCCAAGAACAAAAGAACGGCCAAAATACCCGGAATAAACGCAGCAACGAACATAGTAACGATGTTTGCTTCCACGATCACCGCATAGATGATCAAAACAACGCTTGGCGGGATGAGAATGCCCAGAACTCCGCCAGCGGCGAGTGTTCCAGTGGCCAAAGCGCCTGAATAATTGTAACGCTTCAGCTCTGGCAGAGCCACTTTGCCCATGGTTGACGCGGTCGCAAGCGAGGATCCACAAACCGCGCCGAACCCGGCGCAGGAGGCGATAGCGGCCATTGCGGTGCCGCCTTTCATCCAACCCAGCCACGCATTGGCCGCTCTGAACAAGGACTGGCTCAAGCCGGTTTTTGAGGCGAGCGCCCCCATCAGAATGAACAGTGGAATGACAGAGAGGTCGTAGATCGCGAACTGGCCATATGCCAATGTTTTCAATTGGCTAAGTAGCAGCATTGGGCCGTTGATCAGCGCAATCCCGACTCCGCCTACAAGGATCATAGCGTAAGCAATCGGGATACGGATAACAATAAGGAACACCAAAACGGCGAGGGCACCAAAGCCCATGAAAAGACTAGCCGCCATCAGGTTCTCCGGATCAGATCTCTGGAGTTTTCACTCAAGGTGATGACTGCGCCAATGCTCAGTAGGAAAAGCGAAATCAAAACAGGTACATACGCATACCAAATAGGGATCTGCAAAATTGCGGTGGTGTATTCGTATTCTCGTTGATCAGACATACCGTAGTACATGCGCCACAACAGCAGCAGCCCAAACCCAAACGCAATCACAGACGCGATCAGTGCGAGAAACGCCTTTAAACGTGGTCCTGCTTTGCTGGTAAAAATGTCCGCTGTGACATTGGCATCGGTGATCTGGCAGAATGGTAGGAAAGAGAAAACCGCGATAGCGACGCCGATCTCGGAGAGCTCGAAATCCCCGGGAAATGGAGCGGCCCACATGTTGCCAAGAGTGGAGTAGATGTTGACTGCGACCACTGCCAGCAGAACCAAACCACCGGCAAGTGCCCATGCTACAATAAGTTTTTCGAAAGCACCGGCAATGCCGGTGCGTCCGAGTTTTTGAAAGGCGCCCATAGCTACTCGCTGTGCTTGGAAATCAATGCCTGTGCTTTTGCAACCATCGCGTTGCCATCAATGCCTTTTTTGGAAACTTCCGAGGTCCACTTTTCAACCACTGGAGCCAGAGCTTCTTTGAAGACAGCTGTTTCTTCGTCAGAAAGAGTGATGTGTTTATTGCCTGACTTTACCGCGAGGCCGATGCCAAAGTCATCTGTCGCACGCCAAACTTCACCAACCTTTGCCCACCACTCAGCGCCAGATGCATCGCGGAAAGCCTTCTGAATGTCTTCAGGCAAACCTTCCCAGCGCTCTTTGTTCATGGAAACCTGGAAGACAGAAGTACCAAAGCGTGCTTTGCCAGCACCTTCGATCTGGTATTCGGTCTGTTCCTGTATCTTCAGCGGTGGGATGATTTCCCAAGGAATGAACGCCGCATCAATCACGCCCTTCTGCAGAGCTGTCGGTAGTTCCGGAACCGGCATCGCTGCTGGAGACGCGCCAAGCGCTTCAATCACCCATGCACCGGTGCGCGATGGTGTGCGGATGCGCATGCCTGCCATATCTGCTGGGCTACGGACTTCTTTATCCCGTGTTTGCAAGCCGTTACCTGCATGCACATGCAGGAACATCACTTCAAGGCCTTTGTAGTCAGCCTTAAGATCGCTCTCGAACATGTCGTAGAGCGCAAGATTTGCAGCGCGAGGATCATCAAGAAAAACAAACGGCAGTTCCATCACTTCAGTGCGTGGGAACAGGCCAGGTGTGTAGCCATTCAGGGTCCAGACCAGATCAACCACGCCGTCACGAGCCTGGTTCACCAGCTCAGGCGGGCGACCACCCAGTGACATGGATGGGTAGATCTCGATTTTAACCTGACCACCGGAATTCTCTTCAACGGCCTTTGCCCATGGTTCCAACATCTTGGTCTGTGCCGGTGCCTTCGGGCTTAGAAAATGGTGAAGCTTAAAAGTGTATTCTGCCGCGCCTGCCATGGAAACACTGGCAAACAGAAGCGCTGTTGAAGCGCAAAGGCCTTTGAAATTACCAAACATAAGTATGTGACCCTCCTGAAGAATGGTCTAAACCAGACATGCCTTCCTGATCCTGTAACTTGGGACAGTCTCAGCTCCCGAAGGCTGTCGAATTCTTAATCACGATCCGGATGATCCGCCAAGGGAATTCTTAGGAATCACCACTGTGAATTCGGAGAATTACATACACTTTTCAAAATGAATAATGAAAAATACCGTGCTTTTCATGCCGCATTGGGTATCAATATGCACTCTGAAATGACTTCCCTTCAGTAGGCAGGAGCGTGTGTTTCTTCTCGCTCGCTCAGGTCCATCAGAATCTCTGCAAAGCATTGAGCTGCGCTGTCCAGTGTCTCACCTGCACGCATGTTGAGGCCGACTGAGCCCACCGTTGCGCGAGTGTCGATGGGCAGTTCTACAAACTGGCCGCTCTCGATCTCGCGGGCAATCACGCCGCGAGAAATGATCCAGATCGCATTGTATTCTTGAGTGAACGCTCTGCCGAATGAGTCTGATACGGTCTCGATCGCCTGCTCTGGTTCCGGAATGCCGTGTTCGATGAAGAGACGGTCCACGAAAGGGCGGATAATCGAGGCTGCGGAAGGCATTAGGACGGGAAAGGCATCCAGCTCACTCACGCTGATTTGTGGCTTACCTGCCAACGGATGGTTCTTGTCGACGGCAAACACAACACGTTCGCGGTAATGCGGCTCAAACACCAATCCCTGCATGTTTTCAGGTGCGGGAAGGCGGCCCATAACCAGATCTAGCTCACCATTTCGTAGCTGATCCAGCAGCACGTGGTTCTCACCAGTAACGATATGAAGGCGGTTGCGCAGCCCCGTATCAAGGAAAGCTTTGACAGCTTGTGGAATGAGGGAAGCGGCGACAGTTGGCAGTGCGCCGATGCGCACCATTGGCCCGTCGCTATAGCTGAGCTGAGATAATGCATTGATGCCGTTGCGGGCAGCAGCCAGACTGGTGCCTGCGTGGCGCAGGAATACCTCACCGTAATGAGTAATGCGGATTCCGCGCCCGTCTTTTTCAATCAGAGGCTGCCCGCATATTTCTTCCAATTCGCGAATAGTACGTGTGACAGCTGGCTGTGTGAGATGAAGCACCTCCGCAGCGCGGCTCACGCTGTTTTGGCGAGATACCTCAACAAAAGCTTCCAAATGCCTGAGCTTTAATCTGCGCAAGTTATTCATAACAATCTCAATATGATTAATCTGGATAATATCATTATTCATTTTGAAAAGGGCATGCAATTTATCCGTTTAGGGGGATGTGCATGCACTTCATAGACTTAAACGCGACCACGCTTCACTTCAAAAAGACCAGTTCAGACACTGCTGCTCCAGCGCTTGTTCTGATCAATTCATTGGGAACGGACTTTCGCATTTGGGATGAGTTTCTGCTTCATCTCGGGCATCAAGGCGAAGTGCTGACCTATGATAAACGCGGGCACGGTCTTTCTGGTGTTGGGGACGCGCGTTACTCCATTGATTTGCATATGCGAGACCTTGCTGCGCTCATGGACAGTCAGGGCATCAAGAATGCGGTGATTTGCGGTGTATCTGTAGGGGGAATGATTGCACTGGCGCTGCAGGCAGCCCGACCAGATTTGGTCGGAGGGCTCATCCTGTGTGACACCGCACCGCGCATTGGTGACCCTCAGGGGTGGCAAGACCGCATCGACGCGATTGAGGCCAACGGGATGGAGGGGATCGCCGATGCGGTGATGTCCCGTTGGTTCTCAGCAGGCTTTCAGGAAGAGATGCCAGCTTCTGTCGCAGGTTATCGCAATCTCTTGTGCCGAACTCCGGTGGAGGGTTACCTCGGCACTTGCGCGGCCATTCGTGACGCAGATCTGACATGCTCAGCAGCCCAGATCGACGTACCTGTTTTGTGCATCGCAGGGGAGGATGATCAGTCCACCCCACCAGAGTTGGTGGAAGAGATGGCAAACCTCATCCCTAACGCCAAGTTTGAGCGTGTACGCAACTGCGGACACTTGCCGAGCATTGAGCAACCTGAGTATCTGGCGCATCTGGTTCGGCAAGCAATTTCGCGTTGGCCGGGCGCTATTGATCAGCGCGAGCAGCGTCAAACTGAAATCTACAAACAGGGAATGCAAACACGTCGCCGGGTGTTGGGGGACACCCACGTGAATGCAGCTGAAGTGCAAAAGAACAGTTTTGATGCGCCATTTCAGGAACTTATCACGGAAGCAGCATGGGGCCATGTGTGGTCAAGGCACAACTGGACATTGCGGGAGAGGTCCATTGTAACTATTGCGCTTCTCGCTGCGTTAGGGCACCTAGATGAAGTGGCCATGCATGTGCGGGCTGCAAGAAACACCGGGGCAACACGGGAAGATATAAGCGAAGCTCTGCTGCACACCGCAATTTATGCCGGTGTACCAGCCGCAAACAGCGCCATCAAAGTCGTAAAAAATGTGTTCGCGCAGCTTGATGCGTCAGGGGAGTGAGATGAGCAAGCCAACGACCAATGCTGGTCCGTTCTTTCCGCGAGATCGAAACTGGCACCCGCAGGCATTGTCGCCCAATTACAAGACAAGTGTGTTGCGGTCTCCGCAAAAAGCACTTCTGTCATTCGGAAATACAATCAGCGAAACCACTGGGCCGGTGTTCGGTCAAAACATGCTTGGTGAGCTGGATCATGATCTGGTGTTGAACTACGCCAAGCCCGGTGAAAGCGCGTTGGGAGAACGCATCATCGTGCATGGTCACGTGCTGGATGAAGAAGCCAAACCTGTGCCAAACGCGCTGGTGGAGGTGTGGCAGGCCAATGCAGGTGGTCGCTACCGTCACAAGAAAGACGGCTATCTGGCACCGCTTGACCCGAACTTTGGTGGATGTGGCCGCGTCATCACGGATGAGAATGGATATTATGCCTTCCGCACTATTCGTCCTGGCCCATATCCATGGCCAAACGGGGTAAATGACTGGCGCCCTTCGCATATCCATTTTTCTCTGTTCGGTTCCGGCTTCGCGCAGCGTCTGATCACGCAGATGTACTTTGAGGGCGATCCGCATATTCCGATGTGCCCGATTGTTCGAACCATCAATGATCCTGAAGCCATTGAGATGCTTGTTGCCAAGCTGGATATGAACCACACCGTGCCAATGGATGCACGCGCCTATCGATTTGATATGGTTCTGCGCGGACGTCGCTCAACCATGTTTGAGAACCGTATGGAGGGCAACTGATATGACGAAGCTGGAGTATCTGAAAGAAAGCCCAAGCCAGACCGCTGGCCCTTACGTTCACATTGGTTGCACACCGAACTTCATCGGCAATATGGGGATTTTCAAGGAAGACCTTGGTGCCCGCATGGTGAATGAGCAGACCAACGGACAGCGCATCACCATTAAAGGCCGCGTGTTTGATGGAACCGGCACACCACTAAAAGACGCCATGCTAGAAATCTGGCAGGCAGACAGTGAGGGCCTGTTCAACAGTCCATCTGAAACACGTGGTGATGCAGATCCAAATTTTACAGGGTGGGGACGTCAGCCGGTTAATCTGGAAACCGGCGAGTTCTGTTTTGAAACTGTGAAACCGGGTTCTGTGCCGTTTCCTGATGGCAGAGTGCAAGCGCCGCACATCAACTTCTGGATCGTCGCGCGCGGAATCAACATCGGCCTCAACACGCGCATGTACTTCCCGGAAGAGGAAGAGGCCAATGCCGCGGATCCGGTGTTGGGCCGTATTGAACATCGTGTGCGCGTTCCAACGCTGATCGCCAAGCAATCCGGCGACACCTACACCTTTGATATTTACATTCAGGGTGAAAACGAAACCGTCTTCTTTGATATCTGATTGATGAATATGGCTGAATTTCTGTCTCTAAAAGATGCGGTCAAGAAATACCTCAAAAGCGGCGACATGGCCGCTTTTGAAGGTTTTACGCACCTCATCCCCCACGCTGCTGCCCATGAAGTCATCCGTCAAGGCATAGACGAACTCACCATCGTCCGCATGACGCCGGATCTCATTTATGATCAGCTCATCGGCATGGGTTTGGTCAAAAAGATGATCTTCTCCTATGCTGGTAACCCGGGAGTTGGTTTGCTGCGCCGAGTACGAGATTCAATCGAAAACGGTTGGCCGCGTTCCATCGAGATTGAAGAGCACTCCCATGCGGCTCTTGCTAATGCTTATGAAGCTGGTGCTGCAGGTCTGCCATGTGCGGTCTTCCGGGGGTATTTGGGAACAGAACTTCAGCGCGTGAATCCGAACATCAGAAGCGTGACCTGTCCCTTTACAGGTGAAGAGCTGGCAGCCGTTCCTTCCATTCGGCCAGATGTCGCCTTCATCCATGCGCTCAAAGCGGATCGAAAAGGCAACGTGCTGATTGAGGGGATCGTCGGTGTGCAGAAGGAGGCTGTTCTGGCTGCTACACATTCAATCGTGACAGTTGAAGAAGTGGTCGACGAGCTGGACACGCATATGAACGCTTGCATCCTGCTACATTGGACAGTCTCAGCCATATGTGAAGTGCCAGGTGGAGCGCATCCATCTTATGCGCAAGGATACTACGGCAGAGACAATAAGACTTACATCGACTGGGATCCAATCGCTGCAGATCGCGAAAAGTTCCAGGCCTGGATGGAAGAGCACGTGCTGAAGCAGGGGCCAGACGTGTTTGCGGGCCGCATCAAAGGGCTGGAGGTGACGTCATGACTGGGCACGACTTTACCCCGGACGAGATGATGGCCATCGCTGCATCCCGTGCCTTGAGCAATACAGATGTCTGCTTTGTCGGCATTGGCCCACCATCAGCTGCCTGTAACATCGCGCGCCTCACTCATGCGCCTGATATCACGTTGATCTATGAGAGCGGAACGATTGGCACTGCGCCGGATGTGTTGCCGCTTTCCATTGGAGATGGTGAACTCTGCGATACGGCGCTGACAACAGTCTCCGTGACTGAGATGTTCCGCTACTGGCTGCAGGGCGGCAAGATCACTGTCGGTTTTCTGGGGGCAGCGCAGATTGATCGCTTCGCCAACATCAACACGACGGTGGTGGGTGACTACGAGAATCCAACGGTGAGATTGCCCGGTGGTGGTGGTGCGCCAGAGATTGCGTCGTCCTCTCAGGAAATCTACATCACCATGAAGCAAAGCAAGCGTGGTTTTGTTGAGAAACTGGACTTTTTCACCTCCTTCGGACACGGGGAGGGCGGTGACCACCGTGAGCGTATGGGCATCGCGACAAAAGGCCCGACACTGCTAATTACAGACCTTGCCATCTGGAAGCCTGATCCTGTCACCAAAGAGCTGACGGTGGTTTCCCTTCATCCAGGTACGACCAAAGAACGGGTGCAACAAACCGTGTCTTGGGCTGTACGTTTTAGTGATGATTTGCAGGAGACCCCTGCGCCGACTGAGGAGGAACTGTCTGTTCTGCGCGCATTGAAGGCGCGAACAGCGGCGGCGCATGCGGGTAACAGAGTGGAGACGGCCTGATGTCAGAGGCATATATTTGCGATTATATTAGAACACCAATTGGTCGTTATGGGGGAGCACTGTCTTCAGTTCGGGCGGATGATCTGGGTGCTTTGCCAATCAAGGCACTGATGGAACGTAACCCTTCCGTGGATTGGGAAGCGGTTGATGAAGTGTATTACGGCTGTGCTAACCAAGCAGGTGAAGACAACCGCAACGTCGCGCGCATGGTTGCTCTGCTGGCGGGCCTGCCAGAAGCTGTTCCCGGCACGACACTGAACCGCCTGTGTGGTTCTGGTATGGATGCTGTGATTGCAGCAGCCCGCGCGATCAAAACAGGTGAGTGTGATTTGGTGATCGCAGGCGGCGTGGAGTCGATGTCTCGTGCACCTTTCGTCATGCCGAAAGCCACCACACCGTTTTCTCGCGCAAACGAAGTGTTCGACACCACCATTGGCTGGCGCTTTGTAAACCCAAAGATGAAGAAGCAGTTTGGCATCGACAGCATGCCAGAGACAGGTGAGAATGTGGCCGAGGATTTTGGCATCTCCCGTGCGGATCAGGATGCTTTTGCTGCCCGCTCTCAGGCAAAAGCTGCTGCTGCGCAGGAAAATGGCCGCCTTGCTAACGAGATCATTGATGTAACAATCCCTCAGCGCAAAGGTGATCCGATTATCGTCTCATCTGACGAACACCCACGTGCTGGAACGACTGCTGAGAAACTTGCAAAACTGCCAACGCCTTTCCGTGAAAACGGCAGTGTCACAGCGGGCAATGCATCCGGTGTGAATGATGGTGCAGCAGCATTGATTGTTGCATCTGCTGAAGCGGTTAAGAAATATGGCCTCATGCCAATCGCGCGTGTGCTTGGTGGAGCAACAGCAGGCGTATCTCCACGCATTATGGGTATCGGGCCTGCACCTGCTGCGAAGAAACTCTGCGCCCGCTTGGACCTGCAGCCAACTGATTTCGACATCATTGAGTTGAATGAAGCCTTTGCAAGTCAGGGGATCGCTGTCCTTCGCGAGTTGGGCCTTGATGAAAGTGCGGAACACATCAACCCGAATGGTGGTGCAATCGCATTGGGTCATCCACTCGGTATGTCTGGTGCACGTATCACCGGCACCGCTGCTCTGGAGTTGAGCCTGCAAGGCAAAAAACGTGCACTGGCGACCATGTGTATTGGCGTTGGTCAGGGCATCGCAATCGCGCTTGAAAGGGACTGATGTGGTTGTGAACCTCTTCACAGACCCGGTGTGGAGCGGATTGTTTGGAGACGAGGAGGTACAAAGTGCCTTCTCACTCGAGGCAACGTTGAACCACTATCTGGCTTACGAAGTGGCTCTCACCAATGCTTTGAATGCACATGCCCTGATTTCAACGCAAGCAAAAGAGGCTGTACTCAAAGGCTGTGAGGGTTTCGAGCCAGACCTTGCTGCACTGAAAGCAGGCGTTGCCAAAGATGGTCTGCCAATCCCGGCTTTCATCGCCCAGTTGCGTGCCCGTATTGGTGAACCTCACGCTGCCGCATGCCACAAAACATCCACCAGTCAGGATGTTATGGACACGGCACTGGCTTTGGCCCTGAAGCAAGTCTCACAAATTTTGACTACTCGTCTGGCAGCAGTGATTGGTGCACTCGAGACGCTAAAGTCAGCAAATGCTGATCATACGCTTATGGGCCGAACCCGTATGCAAGCCGCCCTGCCAATCACAGCGGGGGATCGCATTGCAACGTGGATCGCGCCGCTGAAGCGTTATCAGCAGAAGCTGGAAGATGCTGCTAAACAGGTTTCTGTGCTTCAGTACGGCGGCCCTGTTGGAACTTCAGCAACACAAGGCGAGCATGCCGAGGTCATTGCCGCGCAAATGGCGGCTGAGTTGGCTTTGGAAGTGCCCACTCAGTCATGGCATACACAGCGAGATAATCTGGTTGATTATGCGAATGTGCTTTCCATGATTTCCGGAAGCCTCGGCAAACTGGGTGCGGATGTCGCGCTGATGGCACAACAGGGTGTTGGTGAGATCAAACTTTCCGGTGGAGGCAGCTCGTCCGCCATGGCTCACAAGCACAATCCAATCAATGCAGAACTGTTGGTTACGCTGGCGCGCTACAACAGTACGCAAGTATCCGCCATGCATAGCGCGCTGGTGCATGAGCAGGAGCGTTCAGGTGCTGCATGGGCTTTGGAATGGATGATCCTGCCCGGCATGTGCATGGCGACGGGAGCCAGTCTTCAGAGTGCATTAAAGCTGCTGCAACAAACAGAGTGGATTGGAGCTCCCTTAAGTGATTAACTGCGCCAACTGAGTTTAGAGGGAGAACGAGAATGTCCAGTCGCAATGAAGCCATCCAACGGGCGGAAACCTACTTCGACAGCGGCGTATTCCTCAAAGACCTGGCACGACTAATTGCAATCCCTACTGAAAGCCAGGAACCTCACTCTAAGCCGCAACTGATGCGTTACCTGAAAGAAGAGATGCGCCCTCTGCTCGAACGTCTCGGCTTCAAAACGCACATATTCGACAACCCCAACCCAGCCGGTGGCCCTTTCCTCTATGGCGAGCGGATTGAAGACCCAAGCTTCCCTACAATTCTCACTTACGGCCATGGTGATGTGGTGCGTGGACAAGCAGGCAACTGGATGGGTGGCAGAGATCCCTTCGTTCTGGAAGAAGATGGTGATCGCATCTATGGACGCGGGACCGCTGACAATAAATGCCAGCACCTGATCAACTTGCAAGCTTTGGGGTGTTTGCTTCAGGAGAAGAAACAACTCGGCTTCAATTGCAAAGTGATCATTGAAACCTCTGAAGAAACTGGCTCTGCTGGTCTTCAGGAGTTTTTTGAAGAACACAAGAGAATGCTGGCCGCTGATGTGCTCATCGCTTCCGATGGTCCACGACTGCAAGCCGATACGCCAACAGTGTTTACAGGAGCAAGAGGTGCACAGACTTTCACATTGCAAGTAAATCTGCGCGATGGCGCCAACCACTCCGGAAACTGGGGAGGGCTGCTTGCTGATCCTGCGATCATTCTTGCCAACGCAATCTCCTGCATTGCTGATGCAAGAGGGCAGATCCAGATTCCGGGCTGGCGGCCAACCAGTCTGACGCCGGACATCCGTGAAGCGCTCAGTGAGTTGCCTGTTGGTGATCCTCAAGGGCCGACAATCAGTGAGAACTGGGGTGAGGAAGGGCTGACACCTGCCGAACGCGTATTCGGCTGGAACTCCTTTGCCGTGTTGGCCATGAAAAGCGGTGTTCCGGAAGCTCCTGTCAACGCCATCGATGGCTATGCTTTCGCTGTCTGCCAACTGCGCTATGTGGTGGGAACGGACGTTCAAGGCCTTATCCCGGCTCTGCGTGCTCATTTGGATGCGAATGGCTTCAAGGATGTCGAGATCAGACAAGAAGATCGTGGCTTCTTCCACGCGACGCGTCTTTCACCGAACAATCCGTGGGTGAACATGGTCTCTGCTTCCCTGGAAGAAACGAGCGGCAAGAAACCTCATGT
It encodes:
- a CDS encoding M20 family metallopeptidase, which codes for MSSRNEAIQRAETYFDSGVFLKDLARLIAIPTESQEPHSKPQLMRYLKEEMRPLLERLGFKTHIFDNPNPAGGPFLYGERIEDPSFPTILTYGHGDVVRGQAGNWMGGRDPFVLEEDGDRIYGRGTADNKCQHLINLQALGCLLQEKKQLGFNCKVIIETSEETGSAGLQEFFEEHKRMLAADVLIASDGPRLQADTPTVFTGARGAQTFTLQVNLRDGANHSGNWGGLLADPAIILANAISCIADARGQIQIPGWRPTSLTPDIREALSELPVGDPQGPTISENWGEEGLTPAERVFGWNSFAVLAMKSGVPEAPVNAIDGYAFAVCQLRYVVGTDVQGLIPALRAHLDANGFKDVEIRQEDRGFFHATRLSPNNPWVNMVSASLEETSGKKPHVLPNLAGSLPNECFAETLGIPTVWVPHSYAGCSQHAPNEHILKPVARDALRNMVALFWDISENGAPMSR
- a CDS encoding 3-carboxy-cis,cis-muconate cycloisomerase; the protein is MKGTDVVVNLFTDPVWSGLFGDEEVQSAFSLEATLNHYLAYEVALTNALNAHALISTQAKEAVLKGCEGFEPDLAALKAGVAKDGLPIPAFIAQLRARIGEPHAAACHKTSTSQDVMDTALALALKQVSQILTTRLAAVIGALETLKSANADHTLMGRTRMQAALPITAGDRIATWIAPLKRYQQKLEDAAKQVSVLQYGGPVGTSATQGEHAEVIAAQMAAELALEVPTQSWHTQRDNLVDYANVLSMISGSLGKLGADVALMAQQGVGEIKLSGGGSSSAMAHKHNPINAELLVTLARYNSTQVSAMHSALVHEQERSGAAWALEWMILPGMCMATGASLQSALKLLQQTEWIGAPLSD